ACCAAGCGACATCATCTGTCAAACGTTTCCCacaatttctttttgttgttttgtccATTAAAGGGCTTCCTGGATTTGGtgaaaaaattttctgctgcgaatatatatatcataaaAAGGCATTTATTTGCTGAATATATTCCCGTTTTGAAGGTCTGATTCGAGCTATCATCAACAGGTGTTAATCCACAGGAGATCCATTGCATTCGAAGTAGCATCTAAAACAAGTCTATTATGATTATTTTCAAGGATCTAATTTCTGGCGACGAATTGTTGTCTGACGCTTACGACATTAAGTTGGTTGACGAAGTAATTTACGAAGCGGACTGTGCCATGGTTAAGGTTGGTGGTGACAACATTGATATCGGTGCCAACCCTTCTGCTGAAAatggtgatgaagatgttgacGACGGTACTGAAACTGTCAACAATGTTGTTCATTCTTTCCGCTTGCAACAAACTGCCTTTGACAAGAAGTCATTTTTGACTTACATCAAGGGTTATATGAAGGAGATAAAAACCAGACTACAGGAAACCAACCCGGATGCGATCTCCACTTTTGAAAAGGGTGCTCAAACCTATGTCAAGAAGGTTATTGGTTCTTTCAAGGATTGGGAGTTCTTCACCGGTGAGTCCATGGACCCAGAGGCTATGTTGGTTTTGATGAACTACCGTGAGGATGGTGTGACTCCATTCGTTGCTGTGTGGAAGCATGGTGTTAAGGAAGAGAAGATTTaagtatatgtatatgtgtatgtatatgtatatgtaaaAAGCGTTTGTGGATTTTCGTCTATAATATCTTTATGCTGGAGTAGGTGCTTCCAACATTTTGGGTGCCAAGAtgtgtttatatatataagaatACTTCTCAGGATCCTTGAAAGTCGCTGCTGATCGGCTAGCTTTACGATATCGTATAGTTTTAGAATATATTATGAAGTAGAAAGGGTTTCTTGTTGAGCTTGTCGTAGGAGCTGGATTTTTTGGAGCGCGGGCTCCCTTTTCTTATTAGAAAGGACAGAttataaaaacaacaaagtGACTAGAAGAAGGACGTCGAAGTGAGTTATAAAGAATACTGGATTAGGTTGTTCTCTGGAATAGGAGGAGTTgtattttgaaggatgaaTCAGCAGGCTGTGGGCTCCCCCTCGGCTAATTATACTCTTCCTGGGGTGATGCATTATTTACAGACAGAGTTTACAAAGAATGAGAGGGATAGAATAAACTGGGAACTAGAGCGGTGTGAAATGAAGGCTAGAATTGCTCAGTTGGAAGGGGAGAATCGAGACTTGAGGTATTTGTTACTGAAGACTAAGCAGCAATATAAGGATGGGGATGGTGTGGATGGGGATCTTCAGGAGGATATGAGTTTCAGTGAGCCTTCTCTTCTTAAGTCCAAGTTGTCAGTGCAAGAGAATGTAAAGGAAATAGTTTATTTATTGAAGAGCCCACAGGTTACGGACCAATTGGATGCTTGGAATAACAAAGGGTATTCTCTACATCTCCTGGAAACTATGAATCTCAATTGTAAGAAGAATGTGGCGGAGGCAACAAACAATAGTTCTGGAAGTGGCGGGGGTGATGGGCGGGCATCGCCTATGGATGCTTCGCCGACATTGCCAGAGTTGGAGATTCCAAATGCATTGCCGCCAAgtcctttttctttaaagcaTGGGAATGGTAAGAATTATGATTCAGATCAGGAAACGGTTATTTTAGAAGATCAGTTAGCGCGGATGCGGCCGCCTTCTGCATCGAAACAGACTAGCACTATGATTTCATCATCTAGACGATCTTCCTTTAGTTCACTGTTTGATGTAAACGCAGGTTCACCGAAAAACATGACAGTGTCCAAAGCAATTGTAGGAAGCGATTCATTAGCTTTTGTGGATAAGATAACTGTGTTTCAGAACAATTTGCTCACCTTGACTGGCGACGGCCATTTGAAATACTGGGTAATTGATCCAACCTTGGAATTGAACGATAGCCTTACAATTCCGAAGTTTCATGGATTAGGAACTGATGTACTTGGTATCTTTTGGTGGGATTCAAAAACATTTATTACAATTGATCAGACCGGCTTAAAAGTCTGGTCTATTGAGCTTCCGGAACCTGTAATGCAATGGGACtgctttcaaaattttgaatttgagaATATTGACATGATTGACTTCAAGAACAAATGGCTTGTCTTAAAATTGGGAGGGAAAATTTTGATCTGGAAAATTAATATAGCAAGCGAAGAAGATTCAATTAAAATGGCAAGTAATTATGAAATATGGCTAGACGCTGAAGATCCTACATTCTTCATTCTAGGTCTTACAGAAGAGTCTCTAATCGTCTTGTATCTAGATCCATGTCACTTGGCGATATACAACTTCCAAGGTAAAATATTACAACAACTCGATCTAGGTCATCTGGTCAAGGATTTACAACCTCGAGGCAAGAACACAACTCGATTGGTGTTGAATAAAAAGACTTCAAAGGTTTTGGTTCAAATTAACaaccaaataataatatattcctttgatcaaaagaaaacagttGCTAACTTTACACTTGAAAGCATACCTAGCAATataatcttcaaattcaattctGAATCCATTATATTAGGCTACGCTGACGGTACTATCGAAATCAGAAATCTAACTgatattagaaatattattaaaaattataatCATTATGACATCAAAAAATCAGCATCTGCACAAAATACTAACAAGGGCCAGCAATCAGATCCAAATTCTGAAACTAATAccgatgatgatgaatcATCTGTGAAAAGCTTCATGAGCATGGACATTGCTGTAGTTGATGGCACTCTTGCAATTGTTTCTGGTGGTGATAACGGACTCATACGTCTAGAGAGTGTCTGGGAAATTGCTTATTAGATCATTAAAATTACAACTGATGCCATTGAAATCGCGtactatattatatatatacgtatatatatatgtccGTCtgtctgtatatataactactattcctttaaaaagatattgtttttggaaCTTTACAACGGTCCAGTAATCAAACCAAATGAACTCATATCATAAGTTATAAGTTGCATTGACATATCCGTGCTCTAAGGTTTAATTGCTAGCTAATATTTGCTTGatatatgaatattatattgtAATGAGACACAACTAGTGGAATTATGCTTCATGTTTAATAGCCGGGTAACGCAATTGTCGTGTCTGATGATGGTCAAATTTTTATAAACATTTGAATTCAGGGAACCTTTGTTGAACATAATGGGTGTACTAAACTCGCATAATACCAGCAAGAtacaatatttgaaacGGCCATTGGGATAAATTGTAACAGATTATCATGATAGAGACATACCTCTCAAAGTTGGATGTCAATTTACAGGCATTGAATCCTTTTTCCCTTGCTAAAAGCAGAAGTATAGTGAATCTTCATATATCTGAAGAAACGAAAGATAAGGATTCTACGTTAATAAATGGTAATTATTCAAACATATTGCGTTTGAGTACTGGTGAACATATTGGGTATCAATTTTCTCATGATTATTCTGTTATTTCTATTTACTCCTTGCATGATGCAATTACTGGAAGAACGCTCGTTGTACACTTGCCCCACAAGACCTTTAATGAGCATTATACTTTTACGATCTACGAAGGAGATCAATGTATATCTATGgatttaattttgaaaacagggatttttttgaatttaaagttTAGTTTGGACTATATTTTCAGTAGATTGAAGACGCTTGCTGAAAACTGGTATACTTTGTTGAATCCGTATGATTTTACAGTAAGACTGCCTAAATACTTGTACAAGGTGGACAATTCTTTATCAGTTGTACTGCTGAATGATGGTGGACTGCTGGGTCTAAAGAATACCAAGGCAAATAACTCTGATCTTTACGATCTACAACCTGTTTTGTTCAACGATAATAGTTACTTTCAGAGTTTCACTAGgtttttttcaaaacatGATACTGGAAGTGAAAATGTTGTCAGTTGCAAAGTTTATgctaaatattttttgataacaTTGACAGAAAACTGTAAATTACGTGTTTGGGATTTAAGATCCAATTCGATGGTTTTACAACTTGATTTAATCTCAAATCCTCAAGATAAGCACAGACAATATGATTCTATGGGGCCTTATTTGTCGATACTTAATAACCTGCTTACAGTGTTTCTACCTCTGGGAAATGGTGCTTTCCAAGTTTTTCAACTATTGGTAAAAAATGATAATCTGCTTCATATAATCCCACGAACAAAAATTCCCATCTCAACAAACTTATCTATATCTTCGATTTGGTCTTTAGTGGACATCCAGCTGACGAAGCCCTTTGATCTCAACTTAGAATCAAGTTTCATTCAGCTGGCTGTACTTTGGAAGAGCAATACTAGCATTAAGCTAcagattttaaattttcaTGATGAGTCTCTCAAATCTTTTGAGTGGATAGAAACGTCTAACAAATCTTTGCCAGATTTGTTAGATTATCAAGACCTTTTAACCAATGGAAACACAGACCAAGCGTTATTGAACCTAAAATCTCATTATACGCCTtcattgtttgaaaaggCTCATAATATGCTAAGTTCTAACGGCATCGTTCTCTTGCCTAACCAGCCAAACAATCAGGAATACCTTTCTAACTTAGAGTCAATTCTCAAGGACCTTAATAAACATCATGATGAACCGTCTTCCTTAACTTTATACAACGATGAGGTGCTTGTCATTAACACGTTACATTTGTACAACCACTTCGTATACAAAATCAACTCTACGTTGGAAACATATTATTACAATTTAACAAACGAAATTGAAATGTTTAGTGATGATTTGTATACCTATATGCAAGTGGTTAATGGGTTTGTTTCCACATTATCTTCGGATATAGTGATGCGCATAGGTACACAACTTTATGGCATCATGACTCATGAAATCGATGATAGCTTGTCCCTAAAGGATAAATTCACTGTGATTTTTAAGTCAAGTTTAGAATCTCAGTTCCAATCCTCCAACCTGAAGAAATTGTTTGAGCAATTGACATCTTTGGATGTCGTTAGTATTCTGAACAATTTCATAGATAACCATCTCAACAGCTCTGCTAGCTTTGCATCGATTATTAGTTCCATGAAGTTCGACAATTTTTCTAGTGTTACCATTCTAGAGAGTACACATCAACGTGTCctaattgaaaataaattcaTAGTGGATACTTTACTTATCTTCACTTTGTTGGATTTCGATTATTCAATGTTAGAATCGCAGCtaaaagttttattaaaaacccATTATAATCAATCATTGTGGTTACAGTTATACAAATTGGATAAATCCTTGTTGTtatcagaaatatttgttgcAACAAGCAAATATGGATATGGTTCAATGGTAACGAGTTACTCAGATCTCTCGATGTATACAAATCACATCTTAACCTACATTGCGGATTCATCTGTCTCAAGGAACCCACTTTTAACAGCATCTTATAGCAAATGGGTTGTCCATCCTAAAAGTAATAGTATTACCAGGAATCCAAACTTGTTCCTGGACACTGTTTTGTCGAATTTTTACATTCGGGATGATACGTTACATCAATTTATGGTTGGCTTGTCGCAATATCAGTGCGGCCGTTATGAGGAAGCTTATGGTTTCTTATCACATTCTGCCGTTATTGACATTAAATTAGACCAGCTACCTCAGTGTCTAAGTTCGCTGACCAAGCATCCCGAACATCCATTGCACAACTTAATTGTAAGCTTGGAAATGTCTGAGAACGGCGCtggttattattatcagtTGTCAAAGTTGTTTAGTGATGTCAGGAGCTTTGCTTATGCCCTCAAAAGTATTAAGAAATCAATTGCCTTAGGAGATGGAAAGGATTCAACCTCAACATTCAAAATTAAGCAGTTGACTCAATTCTTAGACACTTTGATTATCTTTAgtgaatttgaagaagtctTGGATGTGCTTAAATTGGAACATTCTATTTTGGACAAAGGCATTAGATCCGCTTACTACGGTAAGTTACTTTCTGATCAGCAGTACAGAGATAAGTTCATTGCCACTTTATTCAGGCTCTGCTCCGAGAATACTGATAAACTATTTTTAACTATGGACGATTTTGTAATCATTGACCAATTGCTGCAAACACAACTAGACACTAATGTATGGTGTACCtataaaaagttgttttgTTACAGAATGTTAAATCAACATGAGAGAGATGCTGCACAAATACTATATGATTATTTGATTCATGGCACGGATCCGGAATTGAAACAGAGATGTCACTGGATAATCGTCAACGTCCTTTCTAGCTTTGCAGATCCTAATGATCAGTGGATAATTAACACTAACAATCATGGCCAGGTCTTGTACTTATCTGATATACGATCTGAAATGAAGGCTGTTGGAACaatgtaaatatatttttctaaattgaagataatagggaaaaagacaaataatatatgtataaagtaaatttcctttttcttccttCTACTACCCCCTATTCATGGTGTTTCCACTTCCACGGAGATTAGCCTCTTTAAAAGCATCCCATTCTCTAGCCTTATAGGTTTCTTTGTCCTGCCATTCATGATTATCCTCATCTACTACCTCTTCTGGttctttattatcttgCAGGACCCTGCCACTCTCGAATTCttgttccaaaaattcttcaactgaCATAGTAGGACCATATTGTCCATATCCAAAAACGCTTTCCTTTAAACGATCCTTCTTGTCTAATAATGTAAAGTTCCTCAAAACCCTGCCATTTTTCGATAATAACGGTTTATTCAATGTTTCCAGCTTGTCAGTGTATTCGAAAGGAAGCAACTTCTCCTCCTTGTCCTTCGAGGGTTCCTGTATCGGGGCCGCTTTACTAAAGTTCTTCAACAGCTCAATTTCCATCAGTATACCCTCTAACTCGTTGAAACATTTGAACGACAGCTGTTTCAACTGAGCCAGATATAGCTTCCGCAatacttcttcatccacaCTACGGTCATTGTGTTCAACCTCGTGGCCACGCATCTCAACTTTCAGCTGCCCAATCTTCTGTTCGAGCAGCTTATTCTGCTGATAAATATCAATTTTAGCCTGTCTCTTCATTTGTGCACCAGTCAAATCCTCGGATGAACTTGGTTGTGGAAACAACTCCTCCAACAGAGGGCCTTGTGAACTCTCAACCCGATCTAAAACCTTTGAAAGAAACTCATCCGAGACCCCATACCCTTGTAATGTCACCAAAAATTGCATCCAAATCTGAACAGCcttattcaaaaactctaTCTTCCATCTATATTTCATCACTGGATCCTCACTACTTTCGACACCCACATACTGCTTCATCAAAACCAACCGCCCCAAATAATAGTCAATCGACAGAAACGGAATAGATGAAGTAGATACATCCTCAatctcttcattatcaCTGAACAATGATAACCTATCGTAAACTACCTGTTTAACACGTAGAACCTCCTCAATAAGCTTCGTGACCCCCGTCTGATACTCTTCAGTATCCTGCCTCTTACCGGAATTTTCCATCTCCTCTACCCGTCTAACCAACGCCTTATACTCTACCCTGCCGGAATCCATCAAATCTCCTATCAAAAATGAATCACTTATGCTCTTACTTACTTAGTTACTTACCTATAACCCACAGAACATCTCCTCCACTATGTAAtctcctttttctttcaaaaccGTACTTTATATGGGAATTACAACAATGCGTACatacaaaaagaaaaccaagGCTAAACATAACATGACATCTATCCGACCTATATACTTCGGACCACTCGCTACATGCATGTAGCATATTGTAATGGTATCCTGCAACCGGCGTAAGGTGGAAACATGGGATCCCTGTCCCCATCTATCTTCGTATTTGCCgctctcttcttctttcttcctctttttaCTTGGAATTGCAGGCAACTATATGTAATCTATCACAAGTGAAATTATTTTCAGAATCATCAGTACTAGGCTGGTCCAAATTCACTTGGCAATCCTTAATGATGAATGTCCAGACATCGTCGCAGAATCTGTAGGTATCCAAGTGGCCTTTGAAGGTCAATTTGGCGCTTGTTTTGTCCCTGAGGGCTTCCGAGACAACTTTGTCGAAGGTTTCTAGCACGCGGATGGCTAAAGAAGCCTCGATTCTACCGTCACTAATCAATGTATCGAGGGAATCCATTAATGCAGCACCTATGGTACTTCTGCGGTACAATTCGTAATAGCCAGTGGTGCTCATGACTGTCTATGTTTGCCGGTGGGAAGGGTGTGGATTAGAGCACTGTTGGATGTGGTGAGAGTTGGAGATAAAGTTTGGaaggattt
This region of Eremothecium cymbalariae DBVPG#7215 chromosome 4, complete sequence genomic DNA includes:
- the FAR8 gene encoding Far8p (similar to Ashbya gossypii ABR074C), with product MNQQAVGSPSANYTLPGVMHYLQTEFTKNERDRINWELERCEMKARIAQLEGENRDLRYLLLKTKQQYKDGDGVDGDLQEDMSFSEPSLLKSKLSVQENVKEIVYLLKSPQVTDQLDAWNNKGYSLHLLETMNLNCKKNVAEATNNSSGSGGGDGRASPMDASPTLPELEIPNALPPSPFSLKHGNGKNYDSDQETVILEDQLARMRPPSASKQTSTMISSSRRSSFSSLFDVNAGSPKNMTVSKAIVGSDSLAFVDKITVFQNNLLTLTGDGHLKYWVIDPTLELNDSLTIPKFHGLGTDVLGIFWWDSKTFITIDQTGLKVWSIELPEPVMQWDCFQNFEFENIDMIDFKNKWLVLKLGGKILIWKINIASEEDSIKMASNYEIWLDAEDPTFFILGLTEESLIVLYLDPCHLAIYNFQGKILQQLDLGHLVKDLQPRGKNTTRLVLNKKTSKVLVQINNQIIIYSFDQKKTVANFTLESIPSNIIFKFNSESIILGYADGTIEIRNLTDIRNIIKNYNHYDIKKSASAQNTNKGQQSDPNSETNTDDDESSVKSFMSMDIAVVDGTLAIVSGGDNGLIRLESVWEIAY
- the NUP120 gene encoding Nup120p (similar to Ashbya gossypii ABR073C), which codes for MIETYLSKLDVNLQALNPFSLAKSRSIVNLHISEETKDKDSTLINGNYSNILRLSTGEHIGYQFSHDYSVISIYSLHDAITGRTLVVHLPHKTFNEHYTFTIYEGDQCISMDLILKTGIFLNLKFSLDYIFSRLKTLAENWYTLLNPYDFTVRLPKYLYKVDNSLSVVLLNDGGLLGLKNTKANNSDLYDLQPVLFNDNSYFQSFTRFFSKHDTGSENVVSCKVYAKYFLITLTENCKLRVWDLRSNSMVLQLDLISNPQDKHRQYDSMGPYLSILNNLLTVFLPLGNGAFQVFQLLVKNDNLLHIIPRTKIPISTNLSISSIWSLVDIQLTKPFDLNLESSFIQLAVLWKSNTSIKLQILNFHDESLKSFEWIETSNKSLPDLLDYQDLLTNGNTDQALLNLKSHYTPSLFEKAHNMLSSNGIVLLPNQPNNQEYLSNLESILKDLNKHHDEPSSLTLYNDEVLVINTLHLYNHFVYKINSTLETYYYNLTNEIEMFSDDLYTYMQVVNGFVSTLSSDIVMRIGTQLYGIMTHEIDDSLSLKDKFTVIFKSSLESQFQSSNLKKLFEQLTSLDVVSILNNFIDNHLNSSASFASIISSMKFDNFSSVTILESTHQRVLIENKFIVDTLLIFTLLDFDYSMLESQLKVLLKTHYNQSLWLQLYKLDKSLLLSEIFVATSKYGYGSMVTSYSDLSMYTNHILTYIADSSVSRNPLLTASYSKWVVHPKSNSITRNPNLFLDTVLSNFYIRDDTLHQFMVGLSQYQCGRYEEAYGFLSHSAVIDIKLDQLPQCLSSLTKHPEHPLHNLIVSLEMSENGAGYYYQLSKLFSDVRSFAYALKSIKKSIALGDGKDSTSTFKIKQLTQFLDTLIIFSEFEEVLDVLKLEHSILDKGIRSAYYGKLLSDQQYRDKFIATLFRLCSENTDKLFLTMDDFVIIDQLLQTQLDTNVWCTYKKLFCYRMLNQHERDAAQILYDYLIHGTDPELKQRCHWIIVNVLSSFADPNDQWIINTNNHGQVLYLSDIRSEMKAVGTM
- the TMA19 gene encoding Tma19p (similar to Ashbya gossypii ABR075C), yielding MIIFKDLISGDELLSDAYDIKLVDEVIYEADCAMVKVGGDNIDIGANPSAENGDEDVDDGTETVNNVVHSFRLQQTAFDKKSFLTYIKGYMKEIKTRLQETNPDAISTFEKGAQTYVKKVIGSFKDWEFFTGESMDPEAMLVLMNYREDGVTPFVAVWKHGVKEEKI
- the TAP42 gene encoding Tap42p (similar to Ashbya gossypii ABR072W) yields the protein MDSGRVEYKALVRRVEEMENSGKRQDTEEYQTGVTKLIEEVLRVKQVVYDRLSLFSDNEEIEDVSTSSIPFLSIDYYLGRLVLMKQYVGVESSEDPVMKYRWKIEFLNKAVQIWMQFLVTLQGYGVSDEFLSKVLDRVESSQGPLLEELFPQPSSSEDLTGAQMKRQAKIDIYQQNKLLEQKIGQLKVEMRGHEVEHNDRSVDEEVLRKLYLAQLKQLSFKCFNELEGILMEIELLKNFSKAAPIQEPSKDKEEKLLPFEYTDKLETLNKPLLSKNGRVLRNFTLLDKKDRLKESVFGYGQYGPTMSVEEFLEQEFESGRVLQDNKEPEEVVDEDNHEWQDKETYKAREWDAFKEANLRGSGNTMNRG
- the TOA2 gene encoding transcription initiation factor IIA subunit gamma (similar to Ashbya gossypii ABR071W); the protein is MSTTGYYELYRRSTIGAALMDSLDTLISDGRIEASLAIRVLETFDKVVSEALRDKTSAKLTFKGHLDTYRFCDDVWTFIIKDCQVNLDQPSTDDSENNFTCDRLHIVACNSK